In Pirellulales bacterium, the following are encoded in one genomic region:
- a CDS encoding PEP-CTERM sorting domain-containing protein produces MLMSCTKSEWNRGLRGGIALGFLLAAALLAAVNTAHATPLVQIASVQVSSSLGSGEYDVDVPFSPSGDYSFVLTSPVSIFSNDVNHNLLATINPFGLAVSLSSDPAAGLSFGVLAAGVPTNFVISTMPVTFAALNSPVGIASAALTVTDLDATGASISGAYPGAMSFQAASNVGTFAYLAPSISATAQQSQASTPNVPPTVGNVLGAITSVQSTFSFQLSANDLGSGSGTFSVPEPATFALLAIAAIGLAAVHRRRSS; encoded by the coding sequence ATGCTGATGAGCTGCACCAAAAGCGAATGGAACCGCGGGCTTCGGGGCGGAATTGCGCTCGGATTTCTTCTAGCCGCCGCATTGCTTGCAGCGGTCAATACCGCGCATGCGACGCCGCTCGTGCAGATCGCTAGTGTTCAAGTCTCCAGTTCGTTGGGCTCCGGCGAATATGATGTTGACGTTCCCTTCTCCCCGTCGGGCGATTACAGCTTCGTGTTAACGTCCCCTGTCAGCATCTTCTCGAACGACGTAAACCATAATCTTTTGGCCACGATCAACCCCTTCGGCTTGGCGGTGAGCCTGAGCAGTGATCCTGCGGCTGGCCTCAGCTTCGGCGTATTGGCTGCCGGAGTGCCGACCAATTTCGTGATTTCCACCATGCCTGTGACTTTTGCGGCGCTGAATAGCCCGGTAGGCATCGCCAGCGCCGCCCTGACCGTGACCGATCTGGACGCAACCGGCGCGAGTATTTCTGGGGCCTATCCAGGAGCGATGTCATTCCAGGCTGCTTCCAACGTGGGAACTTTTGCCTACCTTGCGCCGTCGATTTCGGCAACTGCCCAACAGTCGCAGGCCTCGACCCCCAACGTTCCGCCGACCGTCGGAAACGTCCTCGGAGCGATAACGAGCGTTCAGAGCACGTTCTCGTTCCAGTTGTCGGCCAATGACCTCGGCTCGGGCAGTGGCACGTTTTCGGTTCCCGAACCGGCCACGTTCGCCCTACTGGCGATCGCCGCGATAGGTCTGGCGGCAGTTCACCGCCGCCGGAGTTCCTAA